In the genome of Vanessa cardui chromosome 11, ilVanCard2.1, whole genome shotgun sequence, the window aaatgcttaaatatatacaaatatgaacaaaaacaagttactgtataaatcttgatcgcgtgtattggtgacaagaatgctagcagcatttccccgttgaaatGCAATTCCGAACctttgggcaaaaaacgaaccagccctcctgtcaccagtggaggcaatgaggcgaggtgttatatttgttacttGTCAGTTCTTCATTATAGAATCGACAAAAGAATACGGGGAAAAGcctaacatttaattaaatgcgAAGAGATGCATATTCGACATTGAATCGTTTTTAATTTCGCTAGGAATTTAACGCAACAGTTGTTATCAATAACATTACAGATTTTAATGCAAGTGTACTGGATATTCGTAAAGGACAAAGGTGGTTTTCAAAGTTCGAATCTAATTATTTTGATACCTACGAATTATATCAATATGGACATCTAGTAACTTTGCGGTTTGGTTCCGCATAGTCTGTCTTAAGAAAGCAAAATGAACgcttcaaaatcaaaacacaGATGCGTTTTATGGTCATTTCATTGCTGGAGACGAGAAACGGTTCTTGTTACGAtagctaaataaaaaagaagtagATTTTCCCAAACTGGTCTACTAAATATTTTGCTTTCAAATAGGAAATTCGGTATATTTCATAAAGTATTTGCTTTAGGATTTATTTATCAACAAATGTATCCATAAATAGATTCTAAGGAGATCGTCAATAGAAAATGCATTTTCCGGTTAATATTGAACAAGATAATATACGACCGCAGAGCGCATGACGAATCCTGGAAATATTATTGACGATATATTTTGTTCGGaagaattaaaacatttatatcgaTCCGGTAAAGGAAATTTGCATAATAGATCGCAAAGGGTCGCCGATAACGATTTGATGATCTTCGACTAAAATAAAACCTTGAACTTGaccttgaataaattttattatgtattgaaatgaaataataataaaattaaaactgtcccatttttaaatgatatattttattaaagtgagGTGCCTACTACCttcttaagtataaaataaggGGGTTAAAGGTACACCTTTCATCAGgatgaaaaacataaaaacaatgtaGATCATACGAAAGTTTAATAAAGAACGAGAAAATATAGCCAATAAGAGATAAAAACATCTACCGGAGAAGAGTCGAAACAGCGAAAAATAGACGCATAACTGATTCGATCTTTACAAATGGtgatttataaagataaagataGCCCCATTGTGAGTCATTGTGAATCGTCAGATCGAATATTATGTGGACCACCATAAATATTCAGAATCAAACACCTAATACATAAGAGGGTAGGAAGACAGTTGATTAAGTGAAAGACATACACACAgaaatgtatataagtatatatgacatacacaaataaaaagaacaattaCCAACAAAACTTTTCTAATTCAACATCCACATATTGTACATTGGTAATGCCTGATgatgaataagaaataaaacccatacaaaaataaagactaacaaaaaaatattcatacagCAATGGCACAGGCAACATATCcatggaatttatttatataataaagattttttttataaataagaaataaataaataaagacagaCAAGGGGACAAAGAGCTCCTATTCTGTTAATGGTTTGGAGTTTACTTCAACAACATACTTGACTGCTTTAGTTGGTTATcgttaattaattgataaatcatatatgatatataataattaactatgATGAATACTCATTCGATaggaattatttttacaaagtaaAAATCAATCATAgcttatttacatacataaataaacattgctGCATAGATAAAGACAGGAAATACAGAAATTAccatttatgtattaatttattccaAATAACTAACAAATATATCATGCTATTGTGTACTCACCACATCCTGTACTAGACTTATGAGCTCCATCAATCTACGTCGCAGCTGTGCCACTTCGTCTCTTATCTGAGTTACATGTTGCTCATACACCTCTTCTAATGGTTTAAATGTGTGGCCCGAGTGTGTACCACCCCATAAAGCACACTGATGACATATACAGCGCCGACATGTCCAGCAGTAGACAGTTAGCCTCTCCTGATGTGTCGGACATCTGTTTAAGAAATTTACAATCACATCccttgataaaatatttgtaatccaTTTATTATAGACCCCACATAGATATACATGTAGAAGATTTTCATCTAGCACATGCAGGttgaataacaatattttcctCCACTGCCtagtatttaatgaatttttaacaattatgtacTTGCTTGCCAGAGTTTGAACTTTcagttaaacatatttttttctggattataattgtttaattattccgTAATCTTATCTTTATTGACCATAGAACCTTTCTACTGCCTCTTACTAAAGccttaataattttgaatttgtgtAAACCTTAAATAGGTACCTGTCGCGGAAACTTTCCCTTTGACAAGCGTTATTTGTTTGTTGCATAGTTTCTATTTGCTGCGTAACTTCTTCCACCCAACGACAGTTCACGAGCTCATGGAGGTGCAGAGCGGCACGACAATGTGGACACTGGGATCTCTGCTCCGTTAGCCATCGTCGCACACAACCGTAGCAACAGAGTTTCGAGCAATGAGGACACAGATGTGCATCCACCAGCTTCTCCATACAGATGAAGCACCGGAACACCTCCGCCAATGTCTGTAAACCCCATAATCATCGATCCACCTCACACTCAGGTCAAGTTTATCTAACTGTCAACGGAAAGTAGGGCAAATCGATTTACCTCGACGATCTGCTCCTCGCCATTTCCATTCGCTTTTTCTCCCCTCGATGCCATATTTTGGATTAACTTGCCGTATCATGGAGTCAATGTATCATACAccataatttaaacatattttatatttttaagtaagcaAAAGGACATGTTTCGCAATGCAAGCGTCAACAACAAGAAACCAACTACTTCCGTGTTCGAATCTTGATTCTcgatcgaaatcaaaataaaaacaaaatatctgaGTTGCTATATTATCTCAATAAGTTTCCCAAGAGAATCATTTTTCTAAGATAATTTAAcagatttcaataaattaaatgagttacaaaataatttacgtatcttataatatgatataagcatattcatatttaaataataatacaaacactTTTCCGTTAATGTTGATAACACTatcctttaaattaataatagttttatttgccCCACAAGTGGGAAAATGAAGTTTgtctttttgttaaatgtattgatttattgaaGCATGTCAGTATCAGAGTTGCCATGAACTAAAAaaggttataattatatttattcgttaCTCTCGAGAAAACGTCAAACTGTTTCAACTTAAAcaactataaatatgaaaataaaataacatatgataaaacttaattacaatataatctaCCAGACCACATTGAAGTAGTTAGCTTCttcaaacctcctcctcaaagggagacgattttaattaaattattatcaagggCAATGTAAAGGAAGattcagtatttatttaaaataataaggtttaaaacatatttaaaattaattagtaaataaaagaaGCGAGTgtcgtatttataaaaaaaaaatgcgacAAATAACGATAAAACTAAAACCGTATGACGGCAATTatgaaaaaacattatttatgaatGCAATAACTTGAGGACAAGAATATTGTTTTTAGAATATACGGTGgtaaaaatttataagtaatctTATTCcttgatacaatatttaataatataatataataattgtaataagtcAATTTGTGAATGCGTAAAATTAAACCTCAACAATATCTCTCTTACGtaacaattgaaaaataattgactTACTTCATTATAAAAGTACAGGGTTTctataacatgttttttaaataccttAGACGTTACTCTCTACACTGACATTTCAATACATTAATGCACATTACAACGGTAACATTTTTGCCCACTAAAAGGATACAGTTTTTTTAGCGAGCAACATATCTGTTACTTGTCATTATGTCATAGTTCTCGTTCACCTGTCAACACATGCATAACGTATTttacagaaatataaataatctaacaaaggaaaatattattatcaatacgtTTACATTGTAACTTATTTGTAACAATGAGGgaatgatgtttaaaatataaacgccCTTCAGATTTTAGTAAGGTTAAATAACCTATAGTGTGTGTTGATTCTCACAATTTTCATCACAACATTCGGTCGGAGAATATTcctttttaaagtattttttctgGACGAAATATAGTTCATAAGTAAGTAAATAGATTCCTAGTTATTCTGTTTACCAtgcattgtaatttatattaaatgtgatAATTGTTGAGATCTTGGTTATCAAAAACATTcagtttaaaaatttttgttctgttaattacgtaaaacgttttatttctttacgaaacaattgttttgtaaaataaaatttttattgttttcaaaaatattaaaagcataTGTTTGCTTAACtactaaagataaaatatttttgaatatcacTAGAAATAATACCACACACCTGATCCGAGGGCTAACTAGTAACATATTTCTAATAAAGTAGATTTACTGACTATTAGGGTATGAAGCATGCTTGATTAAAtgaatcttgtttttttttttcaaaataattcttatttttcaGCTTAATGTTCTGTATTTTTTAGGATGCTGACATAAAGTACATGGTCATCAAAACTACTAAAATGTCATATCTAAGGATCCTGCATTGCACTTTATGTGTTAAACATGGAACAGTTAATTTATGTCCAAAATCAATGCTCCTAAAAAATTGTGTAAGTCTTACATATAGatagatctattcactcatGATCAGATGTGCACctgctgaaatattttttaaataaattaacttaacttattttatttatatttctttactgTCTTTGCTCTTGGTTTTCTCATGCACACAGGAACATCTTGTAAGCACAAAGTATCACTTATAAATGCACTCCaatgataaattaatgtttGGAGCATGTCTTAGTTTgtgcaaaaaaatatgtatcatgaagttaaaaaaaacacatttacaatttattctaCTTTTTTAGAGCTCTAAACCAATTCAACAGCTGGCAAATATATCTTTGTCCTGTCACCTTAGTAACAATTCACCTCTGACTACTCAAGCAGTAACGACATccacaaagaaaaaaagtaaaaatgttcCTCAAGATACAAGAATGTGGAAAGAAACTCCGACTCATGATGTTAAGAATAACTTAGTACAATATTCTATGATGCTCTCCAAATTTCGATTGACTTGTATgtaccaattattatttttaattatttatttcatcaaatagttcaagaaaattaatatctgtttttaaattaatatttgtgtattaagAAAGGATACAGATTTACAAGTTGAAATtggcaatattttaaattatgatactAATTCAAGTTATTTCTTTGCAGCCCTAGTAGTAATGACTTCAATGGCAGGTTACACGCTCGCACCTGCTCCATTTGATTTAACAACATTTGCACTATGTACTGTGGGTACTGGTCTTGTAAGCTCTGCCGCAAATTCTATCAACCAATACCATGAAGTTCCTTTTGATGCACAAATGTCTAGAACTAAAAAtagagtgcttgtaaaaggaTTACTAgagtaagtattttatattattatataatataataacaaatgatttaatcatattattgaatactatgaaaactataaaataaattatcttaaataatcctaatatcaaaataatattttttcagacCAGTACATGCTATAAGTTTTGCAGCAGCATCTAGTATTACTGGCCTCagtgtattatattttggaGTTAATCCTTTAACAGCGGCACTAGGTGCTGGAAATCTTATTCTTTATTCCTTTATATATACACCATTGAAGAGAATATCAATAACAAACACATGGCTTGGCTCagttggtaaatatttcttgcagtgtgtttatttatttataagtgtaaCAAAATCATGTGTCACACTGTATATTATTGGCttgtttccaattttttttaagtaacaaagaaaacagtaaattattattaatttgctcTAAAATATTCTAAGCTCATTCTTATATTAAAAGTGATGTTTAAATTTACTGCACATTAACTGTAATGGTTAAgtgattataataatgttaaatttaattagttttatgacATTACTATGAATAATGCTACATTATTTATAccaatgaataaaatttacctACTATGTAGGGGTACATCGGAACAATGAAATTCTatctctataatatatattacatatttaattaacagtTTAGTTGtgatcaataggctatttgactagtttttaaaatcaattttatattattaattagaagttaaggaacccagtaaaagttgtttttatttttagtacataaaattccacatttaaaaagcgcgcgaaatcgctacttggacaatatggcgctgctggatcggtgacgtcacttaccTGTATTTAAATCTGGGATACATATTGTAGGAAAGCAAGGTTAACTAACAaccaagtgacttcatcataagcccgcccaatcaggagcgtttagAGTCACGTGCCgaacgtttaaaaaatgcattttgtttatggatttttgaataaatcaagtgttaaccatttttaaactcacaatatttataacaattattgacactatttttcgcattgtcaaatagcctattatcattaatattgttAGAAATATGTTTATGCATTTAGAAGTTAAAAGTACTCATTGTAgctgaatattttattagtttattatttaagcaTTATATCActgttgtatttataaaagatgATGTAATTCCACAGTTGGTGCCATCCCACCCTTGATGGGATGGGCCGGTTGTGCTGGCGGACTCGACGCGGGCGCGTTGGTGCTAAGCGCGGTGCTTTACTCGTGGCAGTTTCCACACTTCAACGCGCTCTCATGGAATCTAAGACCGGACTACTCGCGCGCCGGTTATAGGATGATGGCTGTTACTGATCCAGGTGAGAgtcttgatatattttatagatttatagaAATCGTCACTTGTgtccagtatttaaaaaaatatatagttatgaCTTAAATTAACTGTCAggctattttaagttttaatttgtgtGCTCCCAACATTGTTAAATATCTAAGACCTTGTTTCGTGGTCATAATCTgattagttcatttttgaattaCAGCTTTATGTAGAAGAGTGGCTCTACGACATACAGGCTTCATAACCGCGACGTGCGTCGGTTCTTCTTATCTAGGAGTAACGAATATGTGGTTCGCGCTCGAGTCATTaccacttaatatatattttatgtacttaggtaaagtattgatttattaaaataagtagtgaagcttttataaataatattattccaaacaataattatttaatagctCAACTTTTGCTTTGACTAGTCTGACTTATAATAATCATCTTTCAATTTCAGCAtggcaattttataaaaaatctgacAGCGGCAGTTCACGGAAACTCTTTAGATTCTCTCTAATTCACCTGCCAGCACTAATGCTGCTTATGCtagtcaataaaaaatattggagtTCGAGTAAGACAGAAGAGCATACTGATACTTTAAAGATTCAAGATGTAAACAAACATCCTGAGTTTGCAAAAGGAATCACAGTATTGCCAAGGAGACCTGTTGTGGCGGCGCAGGattcaaatatagaaaataacacTAATGCTTAGTTAATTACTACTaaaaagtagtattttttttgtaaatattgtacaatttactattgtgattttatttatagaattgaGTGTAAGATAATAAATCGCCGGTTACCGAGATTGTTACatgtttaagttatattttgattGCAAATCAATTAGACGCTTAATAGGAAAAATCATGTAAATGAAATAGACAAATAATAAatccttatatttattttgtttttgttggtatcatttaaattaaaaatcactgTTGGAAATAGAGGTAATCTACATACATTCAAATAACATTCAGACTTGATTTAACATTAGACAAAGACGAAAAGTGGGTGTGAacagataataattaacaaataaaatgaaatgtaacaCTAACATAAGCCCACTGTCGTCGGCTGCAACACCATCGGATATCATCACAAATTGAGTAACAATCCTTCTTCAATGTTTTAtttcctgaaaaaaaaaaaatattggaaattaTTGAATGATTTATCATTACTAATATGTACTCAAATATAATGCAGAACTAGGAAGATAAAGTCTTTATTTACTTCGCTTTCTTGGGATTGCGGTCGCGATCCCTGCTTTCGTCGCGTGATCGCTTCTGAGACTTATGGTCGCTGGAGCTGTGTTTCTTATGGTCGCCGTTTGACTTGCTGTGCGACTTATCCCGGTCACGACCGTGATGTGACTTATCACGATCATGATGTGACGACTTGTGTTTGTCACGGTTCTTTGACGGACTGCAAGAAAATGACGAGTGTTAATCATAAgtgttctatttttatacaaataacaaataggAATAAAGGGCAAAAAGTGggaaaatttaacaaatttattgaggacttttattgtgaaatttacgaaataaaatCTCCATTTCAAGAATGATCGAGTCTCACGATTTATTTCTTAGCTGTGTCTCAAatgatttataacataaattttaacaaaaatgatTTACCTTGAAGTTAAGTGAACTATGAACACTCACCTGCTGTTGCTGTGTTTGGAGGGACTTTTATGGCTTGAACTCTTGTGATTCGAACTTGAGCTCTTATGATTTGAACTGGAACTCTTATGATGAGAACTTGAACTTTTGTGGTTTGAGCTCTTATCGTGTTTACTCTTCTTACCCTCTTCTTCGTAGGGTCGTCGATCACGCCCACCCTTACGTTTGCGGTCGAAGTCTTCTCGGTCGAAAGTACGTTCCTTTTTATCTTCTTCGGCTGCTTCACGTTCCAAATCCGACCAATCTTTACCAGATTCTTCATCCTCTTCTGTAAGTGTAATAGAAAATTGTTCATGATCAAAACTTTTAAAGAATATCTTAAGAGTTTTGTATAGTGTCTTTGTTTACTTAATAATCAGTTATTTGATAAGCTAATTatgatatgt includes:
- the LOC124533474 gene encoding protoheme IX farnesyltransferase, mitochondrial — encoded protein: MVIKTTKMSYLRILHCTLCVKHGTVNLCPKSMLLKNCSSKPIQQLANISLSCHLSNNSPLTTQAVTTSTKKKSKNVPQDTRMWKETPTHDVKNNLVQYSMMLSKFRLTSLVVMTSMAGYTLAPAPFDLTTFALCTVGTGLVSSAANSINQYHEVPFDAQMSRTKNRVLVKGLLEPVHAISFAAASSITGLSVLYFGVNPLTAALGAGNLILYSFIYTPLKRISITNTWLGSVVGAIPPLMGWAGCAGGLDAGALVLSAVLYSWQFPHFNALSWNLRPDYSRAGYRMMAVTDPALCRRVALRHTGFITATCVGSSYLGVTNMWFALESLPLNIYFMYLAWQFYKKSDSGSSRKLFRFSLIHLPALMLLMLVNKKYWSSSKTEEHTDTLKIQDVNKHPEFAKGITVLPRRPVVAAQDSNIENNTNA